The Bombus vancouverensis nearcticus chromosome 12, iyBomVanc1_principal, whole genome shotgun sequence genome contains a region encoding:
- the LOC143303418 gene encoding uncharacterized protein LOC143303418, with translation MKIGRESLLPTRLVDNFVYGKTPVSGLTWTKFTEHFLLRYGGTETATSVLIRMLNEPPLKDETTGAFGNCLHSLLSAKWENLTSIEIINAAVLLRLILHDQLVESIALTEDIRTRDQFLKEMRVLSHARKRPIPSSNNPSAEPEVKRRNLSAHQPRCLYCGNDGHKIKECRSRMRSEQRKNTQRQEGSRPATSSQVVCFKCHAEGHIAPDCPLRQNRKPGP, from the coding sequence atgaagatagGAAGAGAAAGCCTTCTACCAACGCGGCTAGTAGATAATTTTGTTTATGGGAAAACACCTGTCAGTGGTCTTACTTGGACAAAATTTACGGAACATTTTCTCTTGCGTTATGGTGGCACGGAGACGGCAACCTCAGTGCTAATTAGGATGCTCAACGAACCACCACTGAAGGACGAAACCACGGGGGCGTTTGGTAATTGTCTTCACTCCCTTCTGTCGGCGAAATGGGAAAATCTGACCAGCATCGAAATAATCAACGCCGCCGTCCTTCTACGACTGATTTTGCATGACCAGCTTGTCGAAAGTATAGCACTCACGGAAGATATTCGGACCCGGGATCAATTCCTTAAGGAAATGCGAGTTCTCTCTCACGCGAGGAAGAGGCCAATACCTTCGTCAAATAATCCATCGGCGGAACCTGAAGTCAAACGACGCAACCTATCGGCCCACCAGCCGAGGTGCCTTTACTGCGGTAACGACGGACATAAAATAAAGGAGTGCCGCAGTAGGATGCGTAGCGAACAGCGGAAGAATACACAACGCCAGGAAGGAAGCCGACCAGCCACATCGTCccaggtggtttgcttcaagtgtcatGCGGAGGGCCAcatcgcacctgattgtccgCTACGACAGAACAGAAAACCCGGCCCCTAA